The genomic region AAAGCGAAACCGCTCGAGAAGTTGCTTGGTGACAAACTGGGCATTCCGGTCAAAGTCAGCGTATCCACTGACTACAACACAATTATTGAAGCAATGGCTTCCAACAAAGTAGACGTAGGTTTCTTGCCTCCGACAGCTTATGTACTGGCTAAAGAAAAAGGCGCTGCACAAGTTATTTTGCAAGCACAACGTTTTGGTGTAAATGATGAGACAGGTGCTCCAACCGAAGAGTTGGCGGATTCTTATAAATCCATGTTCATTGTGAAAAAAGATTCGCCGATTCAATCCATCGAAGAGCTTAAAGGTAAAAAAGTCGCTTACCAAAACGTAACGTCTTCCGCAGGTTATGTATGGCCGGCAGGTCTGTTGCTCGACAGAGGCATTGACCCATTGAAAGATGTATCACCTGTAACGTTGAAAGGTCATGACCAAGGTGTTATCGCTGTATTGAACGGTGACGTTGATGCAGCAGCTATTTTCCAAGATGCCCGCAACACGGTAGCTAAAGACTATCCGACTGTATTTGAAGATACACGTGTACTGGCGTTCACTGAGCCTATTCCTAACGATACCATTGCCGTTCGTACAGACATGAATGCAGATTGGACTGCGAAGATCAAACAAGCCTTCATCGATATCGGTAAAGATACTGAAGGTCACCAGATCATTAAAGAAATCTATACGCATGAAGGTTATGTAGAGTCCGATGATAGCAAGTTCGAGATCGTTCGTCAGTATGGCGAGAAAGTGAAAGGTGAGTAATTGATCCAAAAGTAATTCGGGATCTGTTCACTTTGTAGTAGCTCTCTTGGATGGGAACAGCTTAATCGTAGCAATGGACAGGCCAGTTCAGCGTGATCTACGCTGCGCTGGCTTGTGCCATTATAGCAAGGACTAATGTATGCATGATCATTATGAATGAAAGAAGGATTAATGCCATGATTGAGCTTCATAACGTTACTAAAACTTACGCTAACGGCACCAAGGGCCTGGATAATATTAATTTGAAATTTGAGCAGGGTGAATTCATTGCTGTAGTCGGCCTGTCCGGTGCGGGTAAATCAACCCTCCTGCGCTCCATTAACCGTCTGCACGACATTAGTGAAGGTGAGATTCTGATTAATGGAAGCTCCATTACGAAGGCACAAGGCAAACGATTACGCATGATCAGACGCGACATCGGCATGATTTTCCAGAGTTTCAATCTGGTGAAACGATCCAGTGTACTACGGAACGTACTCGCTGGGCGTGTTGGATACCATTCCACCATGCGTACCATTCTCGGACGTTTTCCAAAAGAGGATATTGAGCTGGCATTCACTGCGCTGGATCGGGTGAATATCTCAGAGAAAGCTTACTCCCGTGCAGATCAGTTGTCTGGTGGACAACAACAGCGTGTCGCTATTGCTCGTGTACTTGCACAGGAAGCGAAAATCATTCTGGCCGACGAACCGGTTGCTTCACTCGACCCGCTTACAACGAAGCAAGTCATGGATGACCTAAAACGCATCAATCAAGACCTTGGGATTACCACCATTGTCAATCTTCACTTTATTGATCTGGCGAGAGAGTATGCGACCCGTATTGTTGGATTGCGAGCAGGTGAGGTCGTATTCGACGGTCCGGTGGAAGAGGCAACGGATGAGCGCTTTGCTGAAATATATGGCAGACCCATTCTGGCTGACGAATTGCTGGACAAGCAGGCTGTGCACGAGCAGGGAGAAGTTGTGGTATGAAGGGGCAGTCCAACGTTCCACTTCAGAATTCAGGCGGAGTGGGGAAGGAACCTGGTTCCAGCCCTGCACAGGTTGTGAATCGTCCCAAGCCGCCTGGGCGTACGAAACATCTACTCACCCTGATCATCGTTCTGCTTTTATTGTGGGCCAGTGCGAAACAGACCGATGCCGGCTTCACAGAGTTAATTCAGGGGTTCCCTGAAATGTGGAAATTGTTAAAGGATATGTTCCCACCACGCTGGAGTTACTTTGATAACATCGTTCAAGGCATGCTGGAGACGATCCGGATGGCTCTGATTGGGACAACTATTGGTGCCATTATTGCGATTCCGGTCTCGATCATCTGTGCAGGTAACCTGATGCCGAGTCGCTGGATCTACTATCCGGCACGTTTTCTGCTCAACCTGATTCGGACCGTACCGGATTTGCTACTTGCTGCTTTGTTCGTCGCTGTGTTTGGTCTGGGACCTATTCCCGGAATCTTGGCACTGGCTGTGTTCTCCGTAGGTCTGATCGCGAAGCTAACGTATGAGACGCTCGAAACGATTGATCAGGGGCCGCTGGAAGCGATGACAGCTGTTGGTATGAACCGGATTCAGCTCATTGTATATGGCGTGGTGCCGCAACTGGCTGCCCAGTTCACATCTTATGTGCTGTATGCCTTCGAAATTAATATACGTGCTGCTGCCATTCTGGGATTGGTGGGAGCCGGAGGGATTGGGCTTTACTATGAGGCAACACTTGGGTTCCTGGAGTATGACAAGACCAGCGTAATCATTCTGTTTACCCTCGTCATCGTTCTGATCATTGATTATGTAAGTACTAAGCTGCGGGAGAAATTGCTATGATGAAAAATGAAACAAGCCGCATCCGGCCAAAACCACGGAAAAACCCGCTACGCTGGGTTATTGTATTACTGCTGATCCTTGTGTATGCTTGGGCACTTGCCGGTGTACCGTTTACTGGTTTCAAGGAAACTGCCGCTCAGATTATGAAGGCCATTGTAGCCGGGATTTTCTCACCGGATTGGGATTTTGTATATCTGCCTGAGGGAGAAGACCTGCTGCGGGGTCTCCTGGACACGTTGGCGATCTCCGTGCTGGGTACCGTAATCTCGGCAGTGCTCTGTATCCCGTTTGCATTCTGGTCTGCTCGTAATATGAGTGGGCATCGTTCCATCTCGGGTGCAGGTAAAATGGTACTCAGCTTCATCCGTACGTTCCCTGAGATTATTATGGCTTTGATGTTCATCAAAGCAGTAGGTCCCGGATCGTTCGCAGGGGTACTTGCCCTTGGATTGCACTCCATTGGCATGTTAGGCAAATTGTACGCAGATGAAGTGGAAAATATAGACTATGGCCCATCTGAGGCGCTGCTTGCTTCCGGAGCCAATCGCATGCAGCAATTGTGGTTCGCGATCCTGCCGCAGGTTATGCCTGGCTTCCTAAACTATACGTTGTATCGTTTCGAGATTAATGTACGTTCCGCGACCATACTGGGTGTAATCGGAGCAGGGGGGATTGGTACACCGCTGATCTTTGCACTTAGCACACGGAACTGGCCGCGAGTAGGTATAATTCTGCTGGGTATTATCGTGATGATCACGATTATCGATTTGATCTCGGGTTATATTCGTAAGAAGCTGGTGTAGAGTTAATGTGGCGCTACGAATATATTAGATGATAGAGTAAGAAGAGAGGACTATTCGGTGCCAGAGTATTGGCAGGGATAGTCTTTTTTGTGTCTGCAAATAAACAATGGAGTGTTCTTATTACTCTTCTAACCGTTGAGGTATAAGAGTGTTTAAAGAATATATATAAAGATGATTGAATTATTTTCCAAATAAATGTAAGATTAATAGGTTTCTATATAAAGGGAATTAAGGATATTAATCAATAGTTCTTGTAGATACCGATAAAAGAAGTGAGCTTTAAAGGAGGGTGACCTATGGAAATATTTTATTTTATATGGATTGTGCTTATGGTACTCCTATTACTGTACAGAATGATCTTTCAGAAGTTTAAAAAAAATAACAGAGAAAATATTGGACTCAGTGCACTCCTGATCATTTTCACGGGAAGCAGTTATGCGTTTACACAGATGAACTTGATTTTTGTCATTAGTGTCATCGCCGTGGCTGCTTATTCTGCTGTATGGAACAGTATTCTATTTGTTAGAAATGGATATGAGCCAGAACGTTTGAAATAAACCAGGGTTCTATATCGTCATTAAGGTATTTGGACCTATGTCAAAAAAGTAGACACTACGCTGCGGATTTGTCCGTAAATTTCATCGCAAAACGAGCAGGGGAAAGATATCCTAGCGCGCCATGCATTCGCTTGCGGTTGTAATAGAACTCAATGTACTGGTAGATGGCGGTATAGGCCTCTTCCGGCGTCTTAAAACGAGGGTTACAGTAGATGAGTTCCTTCTTTAAAATACTGTGCCATGACTCAATACAGGCGTTATCATAACAGTTTCCTCGGCGGCTCATGCTTGATTCCATTCCGTATGATTTTAGTTGCTCTACGTATTCTTTTGACGTGTACTGAGAGCCGCGATCCGAGTGATGGAGTATCCCGGAGCGGGACGTTTGGCCTTGTAAGCATCCTCCAATGCACCCATCACCAAACGGGTTTCCATATGGTTATATAGACGCCAGCCTACAATTTCACGTGTGCACAAATCCAGGACGCTGGCGAGGTATAGACGACCTCCTCGGCAAGGAATGTAGGTGATGTCAGTAACCCATACCGTATTCGGTTTAGACGTTTTAAATTGCTGATTCAGCGTATTTGGCGCAAGGGGATGGTCGTGTTTGGAATCCGTCGTCTGAACGTGATATTTGGGCATGACCACAGAACGTAGATTCATTTGACGCATGTATATACTGACGGTACGTGAAGAGATTCGCAGCCCTTCTAAATGGAGCAGATACGTAATTTTAGGGCTTCCACACCGCATCTGGTGGTCGTAAAAATGATAGCGAATACGCTTCATGACCTCGTCTTTGTGGTTCTGCCGCATGCTGGTTCGGTCCATTCGCCATTTGTAATATCCGCTCCGTGATACTTGAAGGGTTCTGCACATCTTCTCCAAAGAAAACTCGGAGCGATGATCTTCCACAAACTGAAATCTTAGCTCTTTGGTTTGCTGAAGATGTGCACTGCTTTTTTTACAATCGCCAGTTCTTCTTGTGTATCCGCAAGCGTGTGCTCTTTCTCTTGAAGCAACCGGCGCATCTCTTGAAGCTCTGCTTCCAGTTC from Paenibacillus sp. FSL R5-0341 harbors:
- a CDS encoding phosphate/phosphite/phosphonate ABC transporter substrate-binding protein encodes the protein MKKSALFLPLLILVMFLSACGSSSTTGSANGDNASSNASGTSTAETEKPVEGYVPTELTVQFVPSQNADTLEAKAKPLEKLLGDKLGIPVKVSVSTDYNTIIEAMASNKVDVGFLPPTAYVLAKEKGAAQVILQAQRFGVNDETGAPTEELADSYKSMFIVKKDSPIQSIEELKGKKVAYQNVTSSAGYVWPAGLLLDRGIDPLKDVSPVTLKGHDQGVIAVLNGDVDAAAIFQDARNTVAKDYPTVFEDTRVLAFTEPIPNDTIAVRTDMNADWTAKIKQAFIDIGKDTEGHQIIKEIYTHEGYVESDDSKFEIVRQYGEKVKGE
- the phnC gene encoding phosphonate ABC transporter ATP-binding protein, producing MIELHNVTKTYANGTKGLDNINLKFEQGEFIAVVGLSGAGKSTLLRSINRLHDISEGEILINGSSITKAQGKRLRMIRRDIGMIFQSFNLVKRSSVLRNVLAGRVGYHSTMRTILGRFPKEDIELAFTALDRVNISEKAYSRADQLSGGQQQRVAIARVLAQEAKIILADEPVASLDPLTTKQVMDDLKRINQDLGITTIVNLHFIDLAREYATRIVGLRAGEVVFDGPVEEATDERFAEIYGRPILADELLDKQAVHEQGEVVV
- the phnE gene encoding phosphonate ABC transporter, permease protein PhnE, whose protein sequence is MKGQSNVPLQNSGGVGKEPGSSPAQVVNRPKPPGRTKHLLTLIIVLLLLWASAKQTDAGFTELIQGFPEMWKLLKDMFPPRWSYFDNIVQGMLETIRMALIGTTIGAIIAIPVSIICAGNLMPSRWIYYPARFLLNLIRTVPDLLLAALFVAVFGLGPIPGILALAVFSVGLIAKLTYETLETIDQGPLEAMTAVGMNRIQLIVYGVVPQLAAQFTSYVLYAFEINIRAAAILGLVGAGGIGLYYEATLGFLEYDKTSVIILFTLVIVLIIDYVSTKLREKLL
- the phnE gene encoding phosphonate ABC transporter, permease protein PhnE, producing MMKNETSRIRPKPRKNPLRWVIVLLLILVYAWALAGVPFTGFKETAAQIMKAIVAGIFSPDWDFVYLPEGEDLLRGLLDTLAISVLGTVISAVLCIPFAFWSARNMSGHRSISGAGKMVLSFIRTFPEIIMALMFIKAVGPGSFAGVLALGLHSIGMLGKLYADEVENIDYGPSEALLASGANRMQQLWFAILPQVMPGFLNYTLYRFEINVRSATILGVIGAGGIGTPLIFALSTRNWPRVGIILLGIIVMITIIDLISGYIRKKLV
- a CDS encoding integrase core domain-containing protein, coding for MESSMSRRGNCYDNACIESWHSILKKELIYCNPRFKTPEEAYTAIYQYIEFYYNRKRMHGALGYLSPARFAMKFTDKSAA
- a CDS encoding IS3 family transposase is translated as MEDHRSEFSLEKMCRTLQVSRSGYYKWRMDRTSMRQNHKDEVMKRIRYHFYDHQMRCGSPKITYLLHLEGLRISSRTVSIYMRQMNLRSVVMPKYHVQTTDSKHDHPLAPNTLNQQFKTSKPNTVWVTDITYIPCRGGRLYLASVLDLCTREIVGWRLYNHMETRLVMGALEDAYKAKRPAPGYSITRIAALSTRQKNT